One genomic segment of Thermomicrobiales bacterium includes these proteins:
- a CDS encoding ABC transporter substrate-binding protein codes for MRRISRIAVFFIAGLLMVSGLQLAPTAAQDNTLVMARAADATGLDPHTQTAFASLRLLELIYEPLLTVDANLELVPVLAESWEFSEDGSQLTFHLREGVTFHDGSDFTSADVIASYERILDEATGSATRTNLLSIESMEAPDDHTVVLNLSIPDVPLLTALASTNAAILSSDVIASGDPTTDAIGTGPFKLDNWTPDQTTNLSANADWWAGAPKIDGIEMRIIPDESTIMAALRAGEIDFAMFNDPLIATLPTEGSEVVINRAPDIAYHVLQLRAFDIPGPGTPVASPSAEVHPLSILEVRQAISCAIDRQEVVDAAALGEGTVTGPLTMPSYALPTDQLFCYTKDLEKAKALMEQAGYADGFPLTIIAASAEPPTAITEAESIQSQLADINIDVTIEPLELSVYVDRWLAGDFDAAIALNGGRPDPYTMYARYFQDGAQFANVAGYIDDTLDQLMKQGQVELDPEARKEIFNQFQTHLAEVSPWIWLYTGYLYTGQQPYVVGFVPNPTGSLYSLGQVSLDR; via the coding sequence ATGAGACGAATTTCCCGCATAGCGGTGTTCTTCATCGCTGGGTTGCTCATGGTGAGCGGGCTACAGCTTGCCCCAACGGCAGCCCAGGACAACACGCTGGTCATGGCGCGCGCGGCAGACGCGACCGGGCTCGACCCGCATACCCAGACAGCTTTCGCCTCGCTGCGCCTGCTCGAACTGATCTACGAACCGTTGTTGACGGTCGATGCGAACCTGGAGCTGGTTCCGGTGCTGGCGGAGAGCTGGGAGTTCTCCGAGGACGGTTCCCAACTCACCTTCCATCTGCGTGAGGGTGTCACGTTCCACGACGGATCGGATTTCACCTCGGCCGATGTGATCGCATCGTACGAGCGGATCCTGGACGAGGCGACCGGTTCCGCAACGCGCACCAATCTGCTCAGCATCGAGTCGATGGAGGCGCCCGATGACCACACGGTGGTGCTCAACCTGTCTATCCCGGATGTGCCGCTGCTCACCGCGCTGGCCTCCACCAATGCGGCCATCCTCTCGTCGGATGTCATCGCGAGTGGCGATCCGACCACCGACGCCATCGGCACCGGACCGTTCAAACTCGACAATTGGACCCCGGACCAGACGACCAATCTTTCGGCCAATGCCGATTGGTGGGCCGGCGCTCCCAAGATCGACGGGATCGAGATGCGGATCATCCCGGACGAATCGACCATCATGGCCGCGCTGCGAGCCGGTGAGATCGATTTCGCCATGTTCAACGACCCGCTGATCGCGACCCTCCCAACCGAGGGATCCGAGGTCGTCATCAACCGCGCGCCGGACATCGCCTATCACGTGCTGCAGCTGCGGGCGTTCGACATTCCCGGACCGGGCACCCCGGTGGCTTCCCCGAGCGCCGAGGTCCATCCGCTGAGCATTCTCGAGGTGCGCCAGGCGATCTCCTGCGCAATCGACCGGCAGGAAGTGGTCGATGCGGCCGCGCTCGGTGAGGGCACCGTCACCGGTCCGCTCACCATGCCGAGCTACGCGCTGCCGACCGATCAGCTCTTCTGTTACACCAAGGATCTGGAAAAGGCCAAGGCGCTGATGGAGCAGGCCGGCTATGCCGATGGCTTCCCGCTGACCATCATTGCCGCGTCCGCCGAACCGCCGACTGCGATTACGGAAGCCGAGAGCATCCAGTCGCAGCTGGCCGACATCAACATCGACGTCACCATCGAACCGCTCGAGTTGAGCGTCTACGTCGACCGCTGGTTGGCGGGTGATTTCGATGCGGCCATCGCGCTCAACGGCGGCCGCCCCGACCCGTACACCATGTACGCGCGGTATTTCCAGGATGGCGCGCAGTTCGCCAACGTCGCCGGGTATATCGACGACACACTCGACCAGTTGATGAAGCAGGGGCAGGTCGAGCTCGATCCCGAGGCCCGCAAGGAGATCTTCAACCAGTTCCAGACGCATCTCGCCGAAGTGTCTCCCTGGATCTGGCTCTACACCGGGTACCTGTACACCGGACAGCAGCCGTATGTGGTGGGCTTCGTTCCCAACCCGACCGGCTCGCTCTACAGCCTCGGGCAGGTGTCACTCGACCGCTAA
- a CDS encoding GNAT family N-acetyltransferase translates to MRSVDEPAIRAMEQSDIPRIAEWMAADDLWQRYRLSPATIAADFERGLERADLMLVADGEVPACGFAWCLPTGMFGAFPYLKRFAVDPACAGQGVGSRLLDRLESALLARQQRELFLLVSDFNLDAQRFYQRHGYAEIGRVSELVLPGVAELLLRKQLQGLS, encoded by the coding sequence GTGCGATCGGTAGACGAACCGGCGATCCGCGCGATGGAGCAGAGCGATATCCCGCGCATTGCCGAATGGATGGCCGCGGACGATCTCTGGCAGCGGTATCGATTGTCTCCCGCAACGATTGCTGCTGATTTCGAGCGCGGTCTGGAACGGGCCGATCTGATGCTGGTCGCGGACGGCGAGGTTCCCGCCTGCGGGTTTGCCTGGTGCCTGCCGACTGGCATGTTCGGAGCGTTCCCCTATCTGAAACGCTTCGCGGTCGATCCTGCTTGCGCCGGTCAGGGCGTTGGCAGCCGGTTGCTGGACAGGTTGGAATCGGCGTTGCTCGCCCGGCAGCAGCGAGAGCTCTTCTTGCTGGTGTCAGACTTCAATCTCGATGCGCAGCGCTTCTACCAACGGCATGGCTACGCGGAGATCGGCCGCGTGTCTGAACTGGTGCTTCCTGGCGTCGCCGAGCTGCTTCTTCGAAAGCAACTCCAAGGTCTGTCATAA